The following are encoded in a window of Coleofasciculus sp. FACHB-1120 genomic DNA:
- a CDS encoding ribose ABC transporter permease, with amino-acid sequence MSQTEVRTTRNGTSDRSKASKRQAWRNFIQVAGILPILVAICIIFSIVTPSFLSPGNLINVIRQASINIVLATGMTFVILTGGIDLSVGSILGVTAVVGVLVSLIPGLGLLAIPAALLAGLGLGLLNGSLIAYLGLPPFIVTLGSYTALRGVAYLVANGTTVLNRNLNFAWIGNNYLGPIPWLVVIALLAVVASWFVLRRTVLGRHIYAVGGNIRAARLTGIKVSRVLLFVYGVSGLLSGLGGVMSASRLYSATGMLGQGYELDAIAAVILGGTSFTGGIGTIWGTLLGALIIALLNNGLTLMNVSFFWQLVVKGLVIIIAVTIDKLRTRTSAA; translated from the coding sequence ATGAGTCAAACAGAAGTAAGAACCACCAGAAATGGAACGAGCGATCGCTCTAAAGCAAGTAAGCGTCAAGCTTGGAGAAATTTCATTCAGGTTGCTGGCATTCTCCCAATTTTGGTGGCAATCTGTATAATTTTTTCAATTGTTACGCCAAGCTTTCTTTCGCCCGGAAATCTGATTAATGTCATTCGGCAAGCATCGATCAATATCGTGCTGGCGACCGGAATGACATTTGTGATTTTAACCGGAGGAATTGACCTTTCTGTGGGGTCAATTTTGGGCGTAACAGCAGTTGTTGGGGTGCTTGTCTCGTTGATTCCTGGTCTTGGTTTACTTGCCATTCCAGCCGCCCTATTAGCAGGATTAGGATTAGGCTTACTAAATGGGTCGTTGATTGCCTATTTAGGTTTGCCACCTTTTATCGTCACGCTTGGTTCTTATACGGCTTTGCGGGGTGTTGCTTACTTAGTTGCTAATGGCACGACCGTTCTAAATCGAAATCTAAATTTTGCTTGGATAGGCAACAATTATCTTGGCCCCATTCCCTGGCTAGTTGTGATTGCTTTGCTTGCCGTTGTAGCGAGTTGGTTTGTCTTAAGACGGACAGTATTGGGAAGGCATATTTACGCCGTAGGCGGTAACATCCGGGCAGCACGGCTGACAGGAATTAAGGTGAGTCGGGTGCTGTTATTTGTTTATGGTGTGAGTGGGTTGCTTTCCGGTTTAGGCGGAGTGATGAGCGCCTCACGTCTCTACAGTGCGACGGGTATGTTAGGTCAAGGCTACGAACTTGATGCGATCGCTGCCGTAATTTTAGGAGGAACCAGCTTCACGGGTGGCATTGGCACCATCTGGGGGACTTTACTCGGTGCCTTAATTATTGCCCTCCTCAACAATGGGTTAACCCTGATGAACGTGTCATTCTTCTGGCAGCTAGTTGTCAAAGGTCTTGTGATCATTATTGCTGTGACAATTGACAAACTCCGCACCCGCACTAGCGCTGCATAG
- a CDS encoding tetratricopeptide repeat protein, which yields MSTQNQKHSIKKLVSLMSVAGASVFLSFPALALINSNSTARNQQLLAQSTPGGAQTNPSGAGTNQQTPGGTGTGTNQQTPASTRTGQPNYEVISPGVVQQNPAGAGTTQQTPAGTGTGTTQQNPTGTGTGQQNPAGAGTTQQTPAGTGTGTTQQNPAGTGTGQQTPAGAGTTQQNPTGTGTGQQTPSGAGTTQQNPAGTGAGQQTPAGTGTGTTQQNPAGTGPGQQTPSGAGTTQQNPAGTGAGQQAPSDTGTTQQNPAGTGAGQQTPSGAGTTQQNPAGNTGATQRSGRQGTYTQYMRLGYAATQQRDYQTALINFRRALSLRPGDSYATRAISNVEGYLQRSR from the coding sequence ATGAGTACGCAAAATCAGAAACATTCGATTAAAAAGCTTGTTAGCTTGATGAGCGTTGCTGGCGCTAGTGTTTTCCTCAGTTTTCCAGCATTAGCCCTCATCAATTCCAACTCTACTGCGAGAAATCAACAATTATTAGCCCAGAGTACTCCAGGTGGGGCACAAACAAATCCATCTGGCGCTGGTACTAACCAACAAACTCCCGGTGGTACTGGTACGGGTACTAACCAACAAACTCCCGCCAGTACTCGTACTGGGCAACCTAACTATGAGGTAATTAGCCCAGGAGTTGTGCAACAGAATCCGGCAGGCGCAGGCACTACCCAGCAAACTCCAGCAGGCACGGGAACTGGTACAACCCAACAAAATCCTACAGGTACAGGTACTGGGCAACAGAATCCGGCAGGCGCAGGCACTACCCAGCAAACTCCAGCAGGCACGGGAACTGGTACAACCCAACAAAATCCCGCAGGTACAGGTACTGGGCAACAAACTCCAGCAGGTGCGGGTACAACTCAGCAGAATCCCACAGGTACAGGTACTGGGCAACAAACTCCATCAGGCGCGGGTACAACTCAACAAAATCCAGCCGGAACTGGTGCTGGGCAACAAACTCCGGCAGGCACGGGAACTGGTACAACTCAGCAGAATCCCGCAGGAACTGGCCCTGGGCAACAAACTCCATCTGGTGCGGGTACAACTCAGCAGAATCCAGCCGGAACTGGCGCTGGGCAACAAGCTCCATCTGATACGGGTACAACTCAGCAGAATCCAGCCGGAACTGGCGCTGGGCAACAAACTCCATCTGGTGCGGGTACAACTCAGCAGAATCCCGCAGGTAATACAGGGGCTACGCAACGGAGTGGTCGGCAGGGGACTTATACTCAATACATGAGACTTGGGTACGCTGCAACCCAACAAAGGGATTATCAAACTGCTTTGATTAACTTTAGAAGGGCGCTTAGTCTACGTCCTGGCGATTCGTATGCGACACGAGCGATTAGCAATGTAGAAGGGTATCTTCAACGGAGTCGTTAG
- a CDS encoding ATP-binding protein: protein MIVAILSQGITRGAMGLMHKIPEDTSNWLQEMLNRNQQQVMPWAWIEQASVSRIEDFESSQTDASQTDTTFQASPLHLDSTLDELTLYNASIDSERFVEEAIQIFEANPLLPGMIITEQGNFVGMISRRRFFENISCLYNLALSSPPSLKALYSFAQCEILVCDRNTSIIESVQQSLQRSPELIHEPIVVQLQPGICRLLDVHQLLIAQSQIHQQAAEALRQSEAQSREKTTQLEQTLHELQRTQAQLIQTEKMSGLGQIVAGIAHEINNSVSFIYGNLTHASEYAYDLLHLLHLFIQHYPQPVLEIQEEMEAIDLDFLRTDLPKLLSSMQLGAERISEIVLSLRNFSRLDEAEVKCVDIHEGIDNTLLFMQNRLKGRGMRPDIVVRKDYSALPFVECNAGQLNQAFMNIFCNAIEALEKEISHRQGNTHHSLPTIRIRTEVGDNNQVLIRIADNGIGMTSEVQQRLFDPFFTTKPIGKGTGLGLSISYQIVVEKHSGQLTYTSETGKGTEFLIAIPIRQYNSSATLSQCA, encoded by the coding sequence TTGATAGTAGCCATACTGAGTCAGGGGATTACCAGAGGTGCGATGGGACTGATGCACAAAATTCCAGAAGACACTTCTAACTGGTTACAAGAAATGCTAAACAGGAATCAACAGCAAGTAATGCCCTGGGCATGGATTGAGCAAGCATCAGTAAGCCGGATTGAGGATTTTGAATCAAGCCAAACAGACGCAAGCCAAACAGACACCACTTTCCAAGCGTCACCCCTACATTTAGATTCGACGCTAGACGAATTAACGCTCTACAACGCTAGCATCGACTCGGAACGCTTCGTAGAGGAAGCAATCCAGATTTTTGAAGCGAACCCGTTGCTTCCTGGCATGATTATCACCGAACAAGGTAATTTTGTCGGAATGATTTCGCGGCGGCGCTTCTTTGAGAATATAAGTTGTCTCTACAACTTAGCGTTATCTTCCCCGCCCTCTCTGAAGGCTCTCTACAGCTTTGCCCAATGTGAAATTTTAGTATGCGATCGCAACACTTCCATTATCGAGAGTGTACAGCAGTCCTTACAGCGATCGCCCGAACTTATTCATGAACCGATTGTCGTGCAACTGCAACCGGGAATTTGCAGACTCTTAGACGTACATCAGTTACTGATTGCTCAATCGCAGATTCATCAACAGGCAGCAGAAGCACTGCGGCAATCAGAAGCCCAATCCAGAGAGAAAACAACCCAGTTGGAGCAAACCCTGCATGAACTCCAGCGCACTCAAGCTCAACTGATTCAGACCGAAAAAATGTCTGGATTGGGGCAAATCGTTGCCGGTATCGCCCACGAAATTAATAACTCCGTCAGCTTCATTTACGGCAATCTCACCCATGCCAGCGAGTATGCCTACGACTTGCTGCACCTGCTGCACCTGTTTATCCAGCACTATCCTCAGCCGGTGTTGGAGATTCAAGAAGAGATGGAAGCCATTGACCTCGATTTTCTGAGGACAGATTTGCCGAAACTTCTATCTTCAATGCAATTAGGTGCAGAGCGTATCTCTGAGATTGTTCTTTCCCTGCGGAACTTCTCCCGACTCGACGAAGCAGAAGTGAAGTGTGTCGATATTCACGAAGGCATCGACAACACACTCCTGTTTATGCAAAATCGACTCAAAGGCAGAGGCATGCGCCCTGACATTGTGGTTCGCAAAGACTATAGCGCCCTTCCCTTCGTAGAATGTAATGCTGGGCAACTCAACCAAGCATTTATGAATATCTTCTGCAATGCAATTGAGGCACTAGAAAAGGAAATTAGTCATAGGCAAGGAAATACTCATCACTCATTACCGACAATTCGGATTCGCACAGAAGTCGGAGATAACAATCAAGTTTTAATTCGGATTGCAGACAACGGCATTGGGATGACCTCTGAGGTGCAGCAACGATTATTCGATCCCTTCTTTACTACTAAACCTATAGGCAAAGGAACTGGCTTAGGGTTGTCAATTAGTTATCAAATTGTGGTAGAGAAACACAGCGGTCAATTGACCTATACTTCCGAAACGGGGAAAGGAACAGAGTTTTTGATCGCGATTCCGATTCGGCAGTACAATTCATCCGCTACTCTATCTCAGTGCGCCTGA
- the cysS gene encoding cysteine--tRNA ligase: MTLTLYNTLTRRKEVFEPVEPGKAGMYYCGVTVYDYCHLGHARACIVWDVTRRYLQFVGYDVRYVQNFTDIDDKILNRARQEGSSMEEVAERYIQAYFEDMARLNIKEADEYPRATHTINGIQRLIHELEQKNFAYPAAGDVYYAVRQFPEYGKLSGRRLEDMQAGASNRVEVEDLEASKKRDPFDFALWKAAKPGEPAWESSWGAGRPGWHIECSAMVRDRLGDTIDIHAGGADLIFPHHENEIAQSEAVTGKPLANYWLHNGMVTVNGEKMSKSLGNFITIRELLDRPVDPMAVRLFVLTAQYRKPIDFTDEAIQAATNGWNTLKEGLLFGYKYGSQLGWMGNPANLPLSEGGHDNAVERFQAEVDDDLNFPGGLTILFELAKELGKQGNILVHQGKTEIPPEQLEGQWQNLVDLSSVLGLEVSADEIAKLQVESTASGGLSDAEIEAMIQQRQDARSAKNFAESDRIRNELQAKGITLIDSPEGTRWHCS; the protein is encoded by the coding sequence ATGACCCTCACACTCTACAACACCCTCACTCGTCGCAAGGAAGTCTTTGAACCCGTTGAACCTGGTAAAGCCGGGATGTACTACTGCGGCGTGACGGTGTATGACTATTGCCACTTGGGTCATGCGAGAGCTTGCATCGTCTGGGATGTGACGCGCCGATATCTGCAATTTGTCGGTTATGACGTGCGCTATGTGCAGAATTTTACCGATATTGATGACAAAATTCTCAACCGGGCACGGCAAGAAGGCTCGTCAATGGAGGAAGTCGCCGAACGCTACATCCAAGCTTATTTTGAAGATATGGCGCGGCTGAATATCAAAGAAGCGGATGAATATCCGCGTGCTACACACACGATAAATGGGATTCAGCGGCTGATTCACGAATTGGAACAGAAAAATTTCGCCTATCCCGCTGCGGGTGATGTTTACTATGCGGTGCGTCAATTTCCGGAGTACGGCAAGCTGTCGGGACGCAGGTTAGAAGATATGCAAGCAGGGGCGAGTAACCGGGTGGAGGTGGAAGACCTGGAAGCGTCCAAGAAAAGAGACCCGTTTGATTTTGCACTGTGGAAGGCGGCAAAACCGGGGGAACCCGCCTGGGAATCGTCTTGGGGTGCGGGTCGTCCGGGGTGGCACATTGAATGTTCGGCAATGGTGCGCGATCGCTTGGGCGATACAATCGACATCCACGCTGGCGGTGCTGACTTAATTTTCCCCCACCACGAGAACGAAATTGCCCAATCGGAAGCGGTAACTGGCAAGCCGTTAGCGAACTACTGGCTGCATAACGGGATGGTGACGGTAAATGGCGAAAAGATGTCTAAGTCTCTGGGCAACTTTATCACCATTCGAGAGTTACTCGATCGACCCGTCGATCCAATGGCGGTGCGGCTATTTGTTCTTACAGCCCAATATCGTAAGCCGATTGATTTTACTGATGAAGCAATTCAGGCGGCAACTAACGGTTGGAATACGCTGAAAGAAGGTCTGTTGTTTGGATACAAGTACGGTTCCCAACTGGGTTGGATGGGAAACCCCGCCAATCTCCCCCTCAGCGAGGGGGGACATGACAACGCTGTGGAAAGATTTCAGGCAGAAGTGGATGATGACTTGAATTTTCCTGGCGGGTTAACCATATTGTTTGAACTTGCCAAAGAATTAGGCAAGCAGGGGAATATCCTAGTTCATCAGGGTAAAACCGAGATCCCACCCGAACAACTAGAAGGTCAGTGGCAGAATTTAGTTGATTTGTCAAGTGTCTTAGGCTTGGAAGTGAGTGCTGATGAGATCGCAAAGCTACAGGTTGAAAGTACCGCTTCTGGTGGTTTAAGCGATGCCGAGATTGAAGCGATGATTCAGCAGAGACAGGACGCGAGGAGTGCGAAAAATTTTGCTGAAAGCGATCGCATCCGCAACGAGCTACAAGCCAAGGGCATTACTTTAATTGATAGCCCAGAAGGTACGCGATGGCACTGTAGCTAA
- a CDS encoding sugar ABC transporter ATP-binding protein, protein MASSTQPSIKTKPVLEMQGITKTFNSFTALHGVNLTIYPGEVHALMGENGAGKSTLMKILAGAYIADAGEIRIDSQAVKMTDPGQARDLGIAIIYQELNLAPNLTVAENIFMGSELKKGGTFLDQDGMRRQASEVLQNLDASFDANDLVSTLSIAEQQQVEIARALKHKSRILVMDEPTAALSDRETEKLFEVVRRLRNEGIAIIYISHRMEEIYALADRVSVIRDGGYIGSLERSEISAPRLVEMMVGRSLQDLYEHKRQTRPGPVVLEVKNLSDGRKVKSASFQLHAGEIVGLAGLVGAGRTEIARLIFGADRKASGEIKLEGRSLNISTPDDAIEAGIAYVPEDRKDLGLFLEISSGENITMNVLGREAKAGIINSKSLFKIVADAINNLGIRLASPSIKAMDLSGGNQQKLLLARWLAINPKVLLLDEPTRGVDIGAKSEIYRIISDLSAKGVAILMISSELPEIVGMSDRVLVMRAGSLVGEVGGSTGEAITQENIMAYATGAREVAKS, encoded by the coding sequence ATGGCAAGTAGCACGCAACCCTCAATAAAAACTAAACCTGTACTCGAAATGCAAGGAATTACAAAAACCTTTAATAGTTTCACCGCTTTGCATGGTGTAAATCTCACTATTTATCCTGGGGAAGTTCATGCTCTCATGGGTGAAAATGGTGCAGGCAAGAGTACGCTGATGAAAATCCTGGCTGGAGCCTACATAGCCGATGCAGGGGAAATCAGAATTGACAGTCAAGCTGTTAAAATGACCGACCCAGGTCAAGCTAGAGATTTGGGTATAGCCATTATTTATCAAGAGCTTAATCTCGCCCCAAATCTGACAGTAGCTGAAAACATTTTTATGGGGAGTGAGCTTAAGAAAGGAGGTACCTTCCTTGACCAAGACGGAATGCGGCGTCAAGCTTCTGAAGTCTTGCAAAACCTTGATGCAAGTTTTGATGCGAATGATCTAGTTTCGACCCTTTCAATTGCAGAACAGCAGCAAGTTGAAATTGCTAGGGCGCTCAAACATAAGAGCCGCATTCTCGTAATGGATGAGCCGACAGCAGCGCTTTCAGACCGAGAGACAGAGAAACTTTTCGAGGTTGTTCGCCGCTTGCGGAATGAAGGGATTGCGATTATTTATATTAGCCATCGGATGGAAGAAATTTATGCGCTTGCTGACCGCGTTAGCGTAATTAGAGATGGTGGGTATATTGGCTCTTTGGAGAGGAGTGAAATTTCCGCCCCTCGCTTAGTAGAAATGATGGTGGGTCGTTCTTTACAGGATTTATACGAACATAAGCGTCAAACACGTCCTGGCCCAGTAGTCCTTGAGGTAAAGAATTTAAGTGATGGGCGCAAGGTAAAATCTGCGAGTTTTCAACTTCATGCTGGCGAAATTGTTGGTTTAGCGGGCTTGGTTGGTGCAGGCAGAACTGAAATTGCGCGTCTGATTTTTGGCGCTGACCGAAAGGCTAGCGGTGAAATAAAACTGGAAGGTCGTTCACTCAATATCTCGACACCCGATGATGCAATTGAAGCGGGAATTGCCTATGTACCAGAAGATCGTAAGGATTTAGGTCTATTTCTGGAGATAAGTTCTGGTGAAAATATCACCATGAATGTCCTTGGACGAGAAGCCAAAGCTGGCATTATAAACTCAAAATCCCTGTTTAAGATTGTAGCTGATGCTATTAACAACTTAGGGATTCGTCTTGCCAGTCCAAGCATCAAAGCAATGGATTTATCTGGGGGAAATCAGCAGAAGTTATTGCTGGCACGTTGGTTGGCAATTAATCCTAAGGTACTTTTGCTCGATGAACCTACGCGCGGCGTTGACATTGGCGCGAAAAGCGAAATTTATCGAATTATTAGCGATCTGTCAGCAAAAGGTGTAGCCATTTTGATGATTTCCAGCGAACTGCCGGAAATTGTGGGAATGAGCGATCGCGTCTTGGTGATGCGTGCGGGAAGCCTGGTTGGTGAAGTAGGCGGCTCGACTGGGGAAGCGATTACACAAGAGAACATCATGGCTTATGCCACAGGGGCAAGAGAGGTAGCAAAATCATGA
- a CDS encoding DUF4198 domain-containing protein: protein MFKKHLKQLLLAAAVLPVMLAQPAFAHVVWFEQGNGDYDLVFGHPEEGPEPYDVAKFQSAQGYDINKQLVPLEVKIQDGVSVIPQGNIAALTALYDNGFWLTNPADSTSINISKQEAEALNYVNVSNFLKYTKALYDWSQPLSQSFGLPLEIMALKNPFEVMEGESLPIQVLFQGNVIKDALVEYLGEVVDVNQEGIAYIPVGKGGLQVIEAGYTNPTAINPGLSYATTFSAESKNASVPEPSALLGLSVLGLMAFARKQGKGLKLTK from the coding sequence ATGTTCAAAAAACACTTAAAACAGTTACTTTTAGCGGCTGCCGTTTTGCCCGTAATGCTGGCTCAACCAGCTTTCGCTCACGTCGTCTGGTTTGAACAAGGAAACGGAGACTACGATCTGGTTTTTGGTCATCCAGAAGAGGGGCCAGAACCTTATGATGTGGCAAAGTTTCAGTCAGCCCAAGGCTACGATATAAACAAACAGCTTGTTCCTCTTGAAGTTAAAATCCAAGATGGTGTATCTGTTATCCCTCAGGGAAACATTGCAGCGTTGACCGCGTTATATGACAATGGCTTCTGGCTCACAAACCCAGCTGACTCTACTTCTATAAACATTTCCAAACAGGAAGCAGAGGCACTTAACTACGTCAATGTCAGCAATTTTCTGAAGTACACCAAGGCTCTTTATGACTGGTCGCAACCCCTCTCCCAGTCTTTCGGTCTTCCACTTGAAATTATGGCTTTGAAGAATCCCTTTGAGGTAATGGAAGGAGAATCCCTACCAATTCAAGTTTTATTTCAAGGAAATGTAATTAAAGATGCTTTAGTTGAATATCTGGGAGAAGTAGTAGACGTAAATCAAGAAGGCATTGCTTATATCCCAGTCGGCAAAGGGGGACTCCAAGTTATCGAAGCAGGCTACACCAACCCCACAGCGATTAATCCTGGTCTTTCTTACGCCACTACCTTCAGCGCCGAAAGCAAAAACGCCTCGGTTCCAGAACCGTCAGCTTTGTTGGGTTTAAGCGTGCTGGGTTTGATGGCGTTTGCACGCAAGCAAGGTAAAGGGCTGAAGTTGACTAAATAA